One Triplophysa rosa linkage group LG9, Trosa_1v2, whole genome shotgun sequence genomic window carries:
- the ogfrl1 gene encoding opioid growth factor receptor-like protein 1, which yields MGNLMGSWRYKEPSTVEECDSTWESDSESDEQHQQQLGEEEEDSGISESISPSETGRGTEQLDHGSPQFVDMLESSTRMKRSFYAAKDLYKYRHSYPNYKEPRRTNEYRNLRFYLNKIPLVPDGIYIEEILTKWRGDYDKLEHNHTYIQWLFPLREQGLNFYAQELTQDEIKEFQSTREAKRRFLLAYTIMLDFFGIKLLDKNGNVARAQNWQDRFQHLNESQHNYLRITRILKSLGELGFEHFKLPLVRLLLEEALVEGTLPNMRHSTLEYFVYTLRQHSQRRALLRFAQRHYHPPENFIWGPPRRKRGPGTSGCAGTRAGKPEVTDRSAGKARSPKEGRNQSNLERETEDTDRSEEWIMAKGRIDTEEYIETIPL from the exons ATGGGCAATCTGATGGGAAGCTGGAGATATAAGGAGCCGAGCACCGTGGAGGAATGCGACTCGACGTGGGAAAGCGACTCGGAGAGCGATGAGCAGCATCAGCAGCAGCTGggagaagaggaggaggacaGCGGCATCTCTGAGTCCATCAGCCCGTCAGAAACAGGCAGAGGAACGGAGCAGCTGGATCACGGATCGCCGCAG TTTGTTGATATGCTGGAATCCTCCACCAGAATGAAAAGGAGTTTTTATGCAGCCAAGGACCTGTACAAGTATCGCCATAGTTATCCG AACTACAAAGAACCCCGACGGACGAATGAGTACCGCAATCTTAGGTTCTATCTCAATAAAATACCCCTTGTGCCAGATG GTATTTATATTGAAGAAATCCTCACCAAATGGAGGGGAGACTATGACAAGCTAGAGCACAATCACACATACATTCAATG GCTTTTCCCACTCAGAGAACAAGGCCTCAATTTTTATGCTCAAGAACTCACTCAGGATGAGATAAAG GAATTCCAAAGCACTCGGGAAGCCAAGAGACGCTTCCTCCTAGCCTACACCATCATGTTGGATTTCTTTGGGATCAAGCTCCTGGATAAAAATGGGAATGTGGCTCGAGCTCAGAACTGGCAAGACCGCTTTCAGCATCTGAATGA GTCACAGCACAACTATCTGCGTATAACCCGTATTCTGAAGAGCCTCGGTGAGCTGGGCTTCGAACACTTCAAGTTGCCTCTTGTTCGTCTGCTGCTAGAGGAGGCGCTGGTCGAGGGCACTTTACCCAACATGCGTCACAGCACACTGGAGTATTTTGTCTACACTCTGCGCCAACACTCTCAGAGACGCGCCCTGCTCCGCTTCGCCCAGCGCCACTACCACCCGCCAGAGAACTTCATCTGGGGTCCTCCCAGGAGGAAACGTGGTCCTGGGACATCTGGATGTGCTGGGACAAGAGCTGGGAAGCCGGAGGTCACGGACAGGAGCGCAGGGAAAGCAAGGTCTCCTAAAGAGGGCAGGAATCAGAGTAacttagagagagagacagaggataCAGACAGGAGTGAGGAGTGGATAATGGCGAAAGGACGGATAGATACAGAAGAATACATTGAGACCATTccgctgtaa